One Xiphias gladius isolate SHS-SW01 ecotype Sanya breed wild chromosome 13, ASM1685928v1, whole genome shotgun sequence genomic window carries:
- the cyyr1 gene encoding cysteine and tyrosine-rich protein 1, producing MENLWRRRRTTTTTTQALRWKWLRNSLLLCLFTGGTEAQCEGCIEYCCDGSPPFCCSYYAYVGDVLSGTAISGIVFGVVFLMGAVAALFLCVCMCMKNGRGARVGVFSTSYINTVTQGYPGPPPPYTYDYEMYPPSLHPPPYTPTQPRPANYSPPPPYPGCTRK from the exons ATGGAAAACCTCTGGAGGAGGCGgaggacgacgacgacgacgacgcAGGCGCTGAGATGGAAGTGGCTGAGAAACTCGCTGCTGCTTTGTTTATTCACcg gtggAACTGAGGCCCAGTGTGAAGGCTGTATAGAGTATTGCTGCGATGGATCACCCCCTTTCTGCTGCTCCTACTATGCCTATGTAGGGGACGTCCTCTC GGGCACTGCCATCTCCGGTATCGTTTTCGGCGTGGTGTTTTTGATGGGGGCAGTGGCGGCGCTGTTcctgtgcgtgtgtatgtgcatgaagAATGGGCGTGGAGCGCGGGTGGGGGTGTTCAGCACCTCCTACATCAACACTGTGACCCAGGGCTATCCAG GTCCTCCACCTCCGTACACGTACGACTACGAGATGTACCCTCCCTCCCTGCACCCCCCGCCCTACACCCCAACCCAGCCTCGGCCCGCCAACtactcccctcctcctccctacCCGGGCTGCACCCGCAAGTGA